A window of the Miscanthus floridulus cultivar M001 chromosome 14, ASM1932011v1, whole genome shotgun sequence genome harbors these coding sequences:
- the LOC136504551 gene encoding metal transporter Nramp6 — translation MAAPAGGAGDAASAAAASAARAVEEARALLPASAPAPDYDDEDLEERAYEAAEKVIVSISDGPDPEDGDDAALCSSSSSGSAPPPFSWRKLWLFTGPGFLMSIAFLDPGNLEGDLQAGAVAGDTLLWLLMWATAMGLLVQLLAARLGVATGRHLAELCRDEYPDWARRALWLMAEVAMVGADIQEVIGSAIAIKILSRGYLPLWAGVVITALDCFIFLSLENYGVRKLEAVFAFLIATMAVSFAWMFTDTKPNGKDLLIGILVPKLSSRTIRQAVGVVGCVIMPHNVFLHSALVQSRKIDQNKEYQVREALRYYSIETTIALAVSFMINLFVTTVFAKGFYGSKEAGNIGLENAGQYLQEKFGGGFFPILYIWGIGLLAAGQSSTITGTYAGQFIMGGFLNLRLKKWVRALITRSFAIVPTIIVALFFDTSDSALDVLNEWLNVLQSIQIPFALIPLITLVSKEQVMGVFKIGPNTQAVTWTVATLLITINGYLLMDFFSSEIRGPLSGSLLCAVVLIYASFVLYLILRGTELSEKIVKAIHNSFSS, via the exons ATGGCCGCCCCCGCCGGCGGCGCCGGGGACGCTgcctccgccgctgccgcctccGCGGCCAGGGCCGTCGAGGAGGCGCGCGCGCTGCTGCCTGCCTCCGCCCCGGCGCCGGACTACGACGACGAGGACCTCGAGGAGCGCGCGTACGAGGCGGCGGAGAAGGTCATCGTGTCCATCTCGGACGGGCCGGACCCGGAGGACGGCGACGATGCGGcgctctgctcctcctcctcctcggggtCGGCCCCGCCGCCCTTCTCGTGGCGGAAGCTCTGGCTCTTCACGGGGCCCGGGTTCCTCATGAGCATCGCGTTCCTGGACCCGGGCAACCTCGAGGGCGACCTCCAGGCAGgcgccgtcgccggggacacgctgCTGTGGCTGCTCATGTGGGCCACCGCCATGGGCCTCCTCGTGCAGCTTCTCgccgcgcgcctcggcgtcgCCACGGGCCGCCACCTCGCCGAGCTCTGCCGCGACGAGTACCCCGACTGGGCGCGCCGCGCGCTCTGGCTCATGGCCGAGGTCGCCATGGTGGGCGCGGACATTCAGGAGGTCATCGGAAGCGCCATCGCCATCAAGATCCTCAGCCGTGGGTACCTGCCGCTCTGGGCCGGCGTCGTCATCACCGCCTTGGATTG CTTTATTTTTCTTTCGCTCGAAAACTATGGGGTGAGGAAACTAGAAGCTGTATTTGCGTTTCTAATTGCAACTATGGCTGTCTCCTTTGCATGGATGTTCACAGACACTAAGCCCAACGGGAAAGACTTGTTGATTG GTATTTTGGTTCCAAAATTGAGCTCAAGGACAATAAGACAAGCGGTTGGGGTTGTTGGCTGTGTCATCATGCCCCACAATGTGTTTCTTCATTCAGCACTCGTGCAGTCACGGAAAATAGATCAAAATAAGGAATATCAAGTCCGTGAAGCATTGAGATACTATTCAATAGAGACAACTATAGCATTAGCTGTCTCTTTCATGATAAATCTCTTTGTCACAACAGTTTTTGCAAAAGGATTTTATGGAAGCAAGGAGGCTGGCAATATTGGCCTTGAAAATGCTGGACAGTATCTACAAGAGAAGTTTGGTGGAGGATTTTTTCCTATACTGTACATCTGGGGGATTGGGCTTTTAGCAGCTGGGCAGAGTAGTACGATAACAGGAACTTATGCTGGACAGTTTATAATGGGTGGATTTCTGAATTTAAGGTTAAAAAAATGGGTCAGGGCATTGATCACCAGAAGCTTCGCAATTGTGCCTACTATAATTGTTGCTTTGTTCTTCGACACATCCGATTCTGCACTGGATGTTTTAAATGAGTGGCTCAATGTGCTCCAATCAATTCAGATCCCTTTTGCGCTCATTCCACTCATAACCTTGGTTTCCAAGGAGCAAGTTATGGGAGTCTTCAAAATAGGCCCTAACACCCAA GCTGTAACCTGGACCGTGGCCACTCTGCTGATCACTATCAACGGTTACCTCTTGATGGATTTCTTCTCTTCTGAAATCCGAGGCCCCCTATCCGGCTCGCTTCTCTGTGCAGTGGTCCTCATTTATGCTTCGTTTGTACTGTATCTCATATTGCGGGGCACCGAGCTGTCAGAGAAGATTGTCAAAGCGATCCACAACAGTTTTTCATCATGA